TGGGGCCGCCCGACGCCGCGCAGCGCATAGCGCCCGATCGAGACGAGGCGGTCCCGCTCCGGGCCCGCCGCATCGGCGAACGCGGCCGAGAGCAGGATTTCCTGGTCGACTGAGCGGCACATGGCCGCGATACGGCTCACTTCGTTCACGGCAGGCCCCACGACGGTGAAGTCGAGCCGGTCGGCGCTGCCGACATTGCCGTAGAAAACCGCACCGACGTGAAGTCCGAGATACATGTGCGTTGTCGGCAGGCCGGAATCCGCCCGCTTGGCGTTGAGGGTCACGATGCGCTCGCGTGCTGCGATTGCGGCGTCGAGTGCGGCAGCGCAAGCCGCCGCCCAAGCCTCTCCCTCGGTTTGCGCCGTCACCGCGGCATCGCCTACTTCGGGCGCGCGGAAGATCGCGAGGATGCCGTCGCCCATGAGCTTCAGGACGTTGCCGCCGGCGTCATGGATTGCGATGATGACAGCGTCCGCATAGTCGTTGAGGAGGGGGATGATCTCCTCGGGCGGTGCCGTGTCGGTGATGCGGGTATAGCC
This region of Alphaproteobacteria bacterium genomic DNA includes:
- a CDS encoding adenylate/guanylate cyclase domain-containing protein; the protein is GYTRITDTAPPEEIIPLLNDYADAVIIAIHDAGGNVLKLMGDGILAIFRAPEVGDAAVTAQTEGEAWAAACAAALDAAIAARERIVTLNAKRADSGLPTTHMYLGLHVGAVFYGNVGSADRLDFTVVGPAVNEVSRIAAMCRSVDQEILLSAAFADAAGPERDRLVSIGRYALRGVGRPQELFTLEPGQAP